CATTGTAAGAACACACCTGacagtaacgagtttagcaacaggagcaaaagtatcacaataatccaaaccttctacctgagtgtagcccttggtCACCAAGTGAGCTTTGTTTCGCTTTACGGATCCATCGGCccaaagttttgttttgaacacccatttacagccaattggtttttttccaggtggaaggtgttgaagaacccatgtatcaTTGGTTTCTAAAGCTTGGATTTCAGAAGCCATGACATCACGCCAATGTGGGTGCAGCATagcttgagaatatgaggtgggttcgggatgCTGGGACATGAcggaaagaaaagccaaatgttgattAGAGAAATGATGATAAGATgaaaaagaggagagacaatgaaccgtacctgaggagcatcttgaaacttgtgaagccatggaggactttggtaaagtagggcagatataatcagccaagtaagagggatgtgtgacagctcaTTTGGGCCGTCAGGAGGTGGAAGGAAGGGGTGGTGGTGGGGGTGGTGGAGGGGGCGAGGGTGAGGGTGACGGGGAGgataccaagggagaaggagagagaggtaGGGGGCTAGTGGTAGGTGTGTAGGAAGGGTGGATATCAAgaataggaaggggaaggacAGGATAAGATGTAGAAGTTGGAGGTATAAGATGATAGGGAAAGATATGCTCTTTAAAATTGACATCATgggagatgaaattttttttgttttcaagatcgtatacatgataagccttatgatgagaaggataacccaagaaaacacatcgaagagcactAAGATAGAATTTATCACGATGTTGGCGAGTGGTTTGgacatagcacaagcacccaaacactcacAAGTGTGTATACAATagtggtttctgaaaaagaagttcgTAAGGGGACCTATGATTGAGGCTGGGTGAAGGAGTGCGATGAATTAAATAGGTGGCTGTTAGAATGCATTCGCCCCAAAAAGAGATGAGAAGATTGGCTTGAAAATGTAAACAttgagccacattaagaagatggcgaTGTTTACGCTTGGAACcaccattttgctgaggattATCCACACATGTACGCTCttgaaaaatgccttgatcatggaaaaaggcTTGAAGTGAggtggatagaaattctcgaccattatcagtgcggacatgcttaacagtgcaattgaaataatttttgatcaTGGCGTAAAAAAatttaaggcaagtgaaagtatcaaATTTCATGCACAGAAGATAGGCCCATTTAGCACGTGAGTAGTCATCcatgattgttaaaaaataatgtgcaccagagagtgaagctgtaggataaccaccctatatatcacaataaatccgatgaaaacaaaatgtgctcttatgtgtgttcaaggaaaaaggtaaacgagtgtgttttgctctagcacaaacatcacaaggcaaataagaagaagaaatatttaaggttttcggaatacatgaaatggaagggtgaccaagacgttgaAGCCAAATAGTAGTGTTAGAAACACGTTGAGAGTGGAATTGAGGCGGAGGGAAGTTTAAAGCCGTAAAGCCCATCCCGTACTTCATACGTTCCAATTAGCTTCCTCGTTGATAGATCCTGAAAGACacaaaagttaaaaaaaaaatatagcaacacaattgagatcagtggtaagtttgctgatggacaataaattaaatttaaatgaaggcacataaagaacattagaaagagagaaattagagGAAAACTGCATAGTGCCAGTATGAGTTACATGAACAATGTCACCATTGGGAAGTTTAATGGGGCAAGGCAGATTTAGGagttgaatattatcaagagaagacaaattggaagtcatatgatcggagacacctgaatcaacaatccattcattAGTAGAAAGAGAAGCAGAATGGCAAGAGGCAAGGTTACTAGCAAAATTAGCAGAGTTGATGTTCAAGGGCGATAAAGGATCCAAGAGTTGATGGTATTGTTCGCTGGTGAGACTAGGGATAACAATCTCAGAAGAGGATGAAGAGCCTGTGACAATATTTGCCATCATTGAAAAACCATATGCTTCCATAACGTCAGATCAGTTTAGAGGAATCAAATCGCTGAATGTGGCCAAATCTGATCTCTACAAcgaccaaaaatataaaccttcgaTTTAGTAATCTTCAAGTTTAATCAGAGAAGCCGAAGGTGCCATCGAAGTGTTGAGACTACTAAGGCGAACTGAAATCGGAGAAAATCGACTAAAAAAACTGCCGAAGAAGATGGGTGCAGGGAAAAAACAAGACGGATATGGATCGTCAGAAAGCGATGAATAGAAACTAGCCAAGACGACGAATAAGAGGGATGATACCGGAGATGGGAACTGATCCGGGATCGGCAGAGAAGATGGCCGGAGGAGCTGGTTGCAGAGGGAATGAAGAACAGTAGAAGTGAGAGATGTTGGAATTCACCAGAGCTCCGCTGGAAGACCGCCGAAGATAACGGTGAGTGACGGCGGATGCGGAAGACGTAGCAGTGTTTGGCCGCGGGTGACAGGCTTAGGGAAGAGAGGAGGGTCAACGTGAGATGCATCGGCCTGAGACGGAGAGCTGAGACCACAAACAAAGAGAGAGATATGCAGAAAACAGAGATGGCTGGAAAATAGAGAAGCGGCCGAGGACTTCGTGCAGGCGAGAGTAGAAGGCGGAGAGCGGCCGGGATAAATTAAGAGATAGTCAGACGATCACCGAAGATGCGCCAGAGAAGATAAACGCTGCTGATGTCAGAAACGAGACAACTGAAGATGATTAACGCCGGAGAGGATGAACTGAGCGTTGCCATAGAATATGGAAATTAGAGTGGGAGGACCGCTGCTACTGCTTTTCGCCGGAGAAGGTGACTTGtgtgttttttgtcccacattggtcgaatacttccacattagtataaaaggttgttttgaattttttatattatttgtcccacattggagagaagtgttttttagacttgaagttgaagctatataaagagctcaactcttcatttgtaaaacacacctcaaagttgtactttgtcaagaagtagtggattgatcatcggtgcccgaggacgtaggtaattctataccgaacctcgtaaatttcttgtcttgttctttttattgctttattattagtttttggattgctttaatttcttatatattcaatagtaatagttgtagtattggtgtttggcacaagtggagtgcccggcacaacaattggtatcaaagctaggttgaatagtgttgatacggaggtgttcctctgttacgatccttgattccacgtttgatgcctaagaaatacgttgtctaagcgagtgctcagagaccattgcggctcagtagacgcctggtcaaagtggaatttcataggataaaacaaagtagacacagttggtacgtactattcatcctaggccttttactttgttggttgctattgaatatatagaagatggcagaaactagtgcagcagtagaagaaactctgtccacacgaactccaaccccttcggcttcgacatcatcatcgaagacgattgttaatgctcggtttgaggtggagaaatttgatggtaccaataattttggtatggcaatgtgaggtgatggacatattgtatcaacaagaactagatattgctttggatgataaaccggtagatatgggtgacagagattgggaaaaaatcaatcgtcaggcatgtggtacgattcgtccgtgtctcgccaaaaatcagaaatattgtgttataagggagacatctgcaaagaaattgtggaagacattggaagatacatttataaccaagagtctggaaaatcggctctatttgaaaaagaaattgtttcgcttccagtaccaaccaggtatttcgattaatgaccacataaatgctttcaataaaattttggccaatttgttaaatttggatgaaaaggtgaaagatgaggataaagtcatattgttactgaattctctccctgatgagtatgaacatttgactaccactttattgtatgggaaagataaagttacttatgatgctgtttgtactgcattgattagtactaaatgcagaaagaaggatcagagggtccataaggaaacagcagaagcactaataataaggggacgttctcagagtcgtacgcctagaaggaagagtaaatctcatgggatgagtaaatctcgtgggagacctgctaaagatgaatgcgccttttgtcgtgagagagggcattggaagaaagattgccccaaattacagcagaagaataagggcaaagcacattctaatgccaatatagccaatgatgatggaagtgagtcagatttttctcttgttggaacatcttcgtcgcattattttggtgagtggattttggattctggttgttcctatcacatgtgtcccaataggaaatggttttctaattttgaagaattagatggtggggttgtttttatgggaaatgataatacttgtaaaacaactggaataggatcaatacagttgaaatgtcaagatggaactattaagaccttgactgatgttaggtatgttccaagcctaaagaagaatctgatttcattgggtgccttagaatctaaagggttcactatcactttgaaagatggaaccttaaagattaaatcaggtgcactagtggtgatgaaaggaataaggaaaaataacttgtattatttacaaggtagtacagttattggctcagcagctgttgtttctgagaaagatgcaggttcagatacaaccaagttatggcatatgcgattagcacatgcaggagaaaaatctttgtaaCAATTAGCTAAgtgaggtttgttaaagggtgcaaaggtgtgcaaacttgaattttgtgagcattgtattctaggaaaacaaactagagtgaaatttggcacaacaatccaccagactgaaggtattttagactacatccatacagatgtatgggggcccacaaaacggcttcattgggtggtatgcattattttgtcacttttgttgatgatttttctagaagagtttgggtgtattctatgaagcataaaaatgaagtgtgtgatattttccttaagtggaaaaaattagttgaaactcaaattgGCAAAATGATTAAACgactcagatcagataatggtggtgaatacacgagtgacccatttatgaaggtatgtcaggatgaaggtattgctcgacacttcacagttcgaaatacaccacaacagaatggggtggcagagcgcatgaatcggactttgctggagaaagttcgatgtatgttgtctaatgctgggttagacaaaaggttttgggctgaggctgttagatatgcgtgtcatctcatcaatcgtctaccatcatctgcaatagggggaaaaacaccctatgaggtatggtttggaaagcctgctagtgattatgattctttacatgtatttggtactatgacttattatgatgttaaagaatctaagttggatccaaaagccaagaaagcaatattcttggggataagtgcaggagtcaaaggataccgtctttggtgtttagaaatgaaaaaaatgattttaagtagagatgtaacttttgatgaacttgcgatgatgaagaaaacaatacgcaaggagtcacgagttgaagagaagaccagtggtactcaacaacaggtggaggttgaggcaattttgggaaacccagtgagaaatgagattacacaaggtaactctccagttatggtggggaatagtgtataagaagaggagatttcaattcgagaatcttcacagcaacaaggaTCAATTGTTTatcaaaggccaagacgagaaattcgaaaacctgctcggtatactgatatggtggcctatgcacttccagttgtagatgataatgttccttacactttcaaagaagcaatgaggaactctgaattagACAAGTGGAACAAAgtaatggatgaagaaatgcagtctcttcatcagaatcagacttgggtgCTAGCCCAActacccaagggtaagaaagcaattggttgcaaatgggtttatgtaaagaaagaaggatttccagatgcaaataatgttcgcttcaaagctagattggtagctaagggctatgcacagaaggaaggcattgattataatgaggtattttctccagttgttaaacattcttccattcaaattttgttggctttggtagcacaatttgatcttgaactagttcaactcgatgtaaaaactgcatttttacatggtgatttgaaagaggaaatctatatgactcaactAGATGGATTTCAgtttgctggaaaagaaaattgggtatgtaaactgggtaaatcgttgtatggtttaaaacagtctccaagacagtggtacaaacgatttcatcagtttatgatgggtcagaagtacataagaaataaacatgatcattgtgtttattttcgcagactacaaaatggatcttttatatatttactcttgtatgttgatgatatgttgatagcttcaaagaatagagaagaaatcaacaagttgaaaagttagttaaatcaagagttcgagatgaaagatcttggtgaagcaaagaagatacttggcatggagatttgcagagacagaatgagaggaagagttagtttgtctcagaaacagtatttgaagaaggtagtacagagttttgacatgtctgagcagtcaaaactagtaagcactcctcttgctcctcatttcaaacttagtgcggctttatctcctaaatcagatgaggaacgtaagtatatgtcacaggttccttatgcaagtgctgttggtagtttgatatatgcaatggtttgtactagacctgatatttcacaagttgttagtatggtgagaggtatatgcatgatctaggtaaaggacattggcaagttgtgaaatggattttgagatatattatgaatactattgatattggtataatatttgagaaaaataatactattgaacaacgtgttattggatatgtggattcggattttgcaggtgatttggataaacgtcgatcaactactggatatatttttacatttgctaatggtccagtgagttggaggtctaccttacagtctaccattgccttgtctacaacagaagcagagtacatggcagcttcagaggctgttaaggaagctatacttgaaaatttgggagttgttcagaagcacatggttgtattctgtgatagccagagtgctattcacttggcaaagaatcaagtctatcatgcacgaacgaagcatatagacgttcggtttcattttatgcaggatattattgatggaggcaagatacttcttcagaagattgctacaactgaaaatctcgcagatatgttgaccaagattgtgacaacaatcaagttcaaacattgtttggacttgatcaatatcctgcaaatctgagtatttttggaaggcgccgatgatgtggaactccataaaatgttggtgactgaaaaatttgttgaatttatcatcaaggtggagatttgttgtttttgtcccacattggtagaatacttccacattagtataaaaggttgttttgaattttttatattatttgtcccacattggagagaagtgttttttagacttgaagttgaagctatataaagagctcaactcttcatttgtaaaatacacctcaaagttgtactttgtcaagaagtagtggattgatcattggcgcccgaggacgtaggtaattctataccgaacctcgtaaatttcttgtcttgttctttttattactttattattagtttctgcattactttaacttcttatatattcaatagcaatatgtagtattggtgtttggcacaagtggggtgcccggtaCAACAACTTGAAGGCAGGAGCTCACAGATTGGCTGCTGGCAATGGAGTGCAGGGTGGCGACAGTTGTCGCTGCAGTCTGCTGGAAACAAAAACAGAGGGCTGGAGCAGCGCGACCGCAAAGAAAAATAGGTTCATGTTAAGTTtggagaagaaaaaaataaaatgtttatTGAATTCACTCATATTACAAGGGATACATACATGAGATAATGGAAAAATGGAAACTGTATAATGTTCAATATGGAAAGAGTATTTCTCTAATAGAGTTAGTAGACTTTTCAATAAATCATTGGTATAAAGAAGAGAATAAAGTGACAGATTCTTTGACTCGACAATGTGCTATGgagaggaatagtttgtttacaaatagtagttaACTTCCTAAAGTTATCAATAATTTGTATAAACTGGAGAATATGAGTAcaacttatatgaggtatgtttaactgATTTCCTGTTGGCATTGGGTTTATGCTTATatgaggtttttttttctttttgtttgttttgttgcgtaaggtttgttttgtaggtccgtGTTTTGTTTTATTTGGTCTTGTAGCCCTATTTTAGCTGGTTGGTGGTTTTATTTTTTGGGAGGTCTTTTATAGTTTTGTCTTTTGCTTgtcttgtaactacggtattcttccgccaaaagtgagggtttatcaataaataaatggaggtaccgccattctttaaaaaaaaaaaagaaaacttcttcattttattttcttaaaaatatgaattccaattttcaaaataaaaatctatctaattgtttattttaaaattactttAAACTTATTCTTATAGCTATAaaatcaagaattttatttgttacactattttaaaaattaaaaatctaatatgaatttgtttttggaaattattttttttgtttttggaaaaTTTAAAGTGACATTTATGTTTTCGTAAAACAACACCATATCTCATCTTATTTTAtcttgatttataaaaattaagagaATACAAACATTAgtgaatcaaaattttaaaaattaaaaagaaaaatttgggacttaaattttgaaaatttaaatctaaTTTTTTGATTCAAAACCAAAATTTCAActttttttgatattttaaaactaagaaaacaaaataatattacctatttttcaaaaaaattaaatgttacaTTTAAAAAAAAGTCATACAAAATtctatctttatttcaattttaaaaaaattaataatgcgTTTTTATTTCTATGctttaaaaagataaaataaattatgattttaatttttgtaaatatgaaaaatgtttatttataaatttacttCTGAATTGATTTgttttatatatccattttttttattatacacACAAAAAACATGTTGTAAagtcatatttatatatttattaaatgacAATTTGATtgtatctttatttttataattaatttgttTATACATTTTAAACTTTCACTAATCTTCATTGAGAATTTGGATGGTGAAAacgtattttcatatttatttaatcAAATTTTATTTACATTGATTTAAAATTGATTTATAAACTATTTTATTTTGGGCCTGTTaagttgtgcaaatatttttcatttttcaatttttagtttgtcaaagatttatattaaaaaatgagagtataaagagtttgtttagatgtgcaaataattttttattttattaaatgtgcaatttttttttttatttttagatttaaaaataattataaaaactaatttatttttaatttttttaaaaaaaatttataaggtAACGTTTGAAATCATGGATTTAACTCTACATATAATTCACACAAATTAAAGTTTAAGATCCAAATTTCATACTTTCACACGCAAAGTAAaaattagaaatttagaaaaataatgaaaagatgttttTTCAAACTTTCtatataaattcaaaaaattaaaaaaaaaaataatgtgacATTTTTTGTACTTATTTGAATAAAAAGTAAAACTATTTCCACAAGAAAATAGTACAAAAattgtttattgttatttattaattCCGTACAAatgttgaaaaaaataaaaattaacataattttttaatttttttttataaactaattaaaatgaaaattgaaatttatttttcaaaattaaacaaaCCCTAAACTTGTAATAAAATTTTTAACAGTTATTATTAGGGAAGAGTGATATTTTATAGAGTTATGAGGCTCCCCATCTTACACTTTTCTGATGTAGGACAATGGTTGCCCATACCTTCCCCGTTCGAATATTATCGCAAGACACTATTCTTCTTGTGGAACTACTCCATCGAATTATTTTTTAAGACCTCTAAGTTCTCAATTTTTACAAAACACTATTGTCCCTTTAAATAAGTAAAATTTTGTATTGCTTtaggtaaaaaattattaaattaggaGCCTAATCATGTTATGagtttaaattaaaataataatttttatttgaataTAATTGATAGTCTAATTAATTTGTCAAACCTACAATTTTCCAAAACTGCGCCTGAGAATTCTAGCTCAAGGCTCACTTTCTCAAACTCCTTGACCCAAACAGCTAATTACAAAGTGCTCCATGCCAATGTATGCAGATAACCATGACCAAAAAAGAAAAGATGACAAAGCCTTGCGGCACCGAGCCCTTGTTTTCCGAAAGTGACGAAACATCATCCCGTCCTTTTATGCAGCTGCCGAATGCACACCTACGCCATTAATTGTCTTCTAACACTGATCCATGGAAGACCACTTCGTTCTTTTATGCAGCTGCCAAATGCAAacgaaccctctctctctctctctctccacaacTTCCAAATGTTAACACAACCCTACCTCCTCTCTTTTGTCCTTATTTCCCCAGTTCAatgaaccctctctctctctctctctctctctctctctctctctctgtgaaggggtgtgtgtgtgtgtataaacaCAAATGGGCACGGTAGAACCAACCTGGAAAATTTTGAAGATTGAGAGATTTGGTATATACGTACATCGGTCATGAATCATCCATCAATGGCTTCTTATTCTTCTTGCATGACTAATATTTGTGCAGGCGTAATGCTGATGATCTCCATATGGGTTAGCCTTGTGCTGTTTGCTTCCGCTGGTAACTTGGACCAGAACTTCGACATCACCTGGGGAGATGGCCGCGCTAAACTGCTTAACCGCGGCAACCTTCTCACTCTCTCCCTCGACAGAGCTTCTGGCTCCGGCTTCCAATCCAAGCACCAGTATCTTTTCGGAAAGATCGATATTCAGCTCAAGCTCATCGCTGGAAACTCAGCTGGCACCGTCACTGCATATTATGTGAGTACCATTATTAGTCCCACCGCGGCAGGCATATATGCATTAGGCAGATGTATATAATATAACTCACCTCCGGGTAACTTCACCTGCTGAACTACTCACATACGCATATAGTCAGTTGTTAAGTTCGCAGAATATCTATTATTTATAGGAGCCGATTAGTCACAACTAGTTGAGGAATAACTATTCTATTAGTTCGATTTGACGGAATAGTTAGTCAAATTTGAgaattattattcattattataGACTTATAGTAGtaacacaattttttttataactaatTGTAGCTAACCTAGCTACTAGAGCTAATCTATTGCAGAGAATAAgtattctgcaaaccaaacataacctaaaagatttattttctttttatgcaaatcattgtatttttttctctttttaaatttATGGAAGAAATTATAGTTACTAATATATAATTTTGATCTATGTGAATGGGTGGATTAATTTGGTGGAGTTATCTTCTCAAGGACCAGCCCATGACGAGATAGATTTAGAGTTCTTGGGCAACCTCACTGGAGATCCTTATGTTCTTCACACGAACGTATACACCCAAGGCAAGGGGAATAGAGAGCAGCAATTCTACCTCTGGTTTGACCCAGCAGCTGATTTTCACACCTACTCCATCCTTTGGAATCTCCACTGCACCATGTGAGTACATGTTTGCTCTTGCACATTTCAGTACTGTTCAATCTAGTGTGTTAAAACTCATTTTAACTGATCTATGATCTAAGATTATGTTTGTTTGGCGAAATGGAGTATGCAGAGAGTAGAAAATTTTTACACGGTTACTTTAACTAATATGGAATAAGATAAGAAAGGATCGACAATGCTATTTTAAGATTCGGAAATGGACATTCCTTATTATATACTTCATATACACATGTCAGAATAAAGAATGGCACAGATTTTTTAGAAGAACACTAATCTTTACATAGTAACTTGTGTTACAATGATCCGAAATTTATGTTGTCAAACCCAACCTATATtgtattttgcaaaccaaatgtaATTAAATTTACAACTTGAAATTTGAATccacaacccaaaaaaaaaaaaaaagggtgagcCCACAAAAATTATTTAATCCTCTAAGCATAAAT
This window of the Malania oleifera isolate guangnan ecotype guangnan chromosome 6, ASM2987363v1, whole genome shotgun sequence genome carries:
- the LOC131157572 gene encoding xyloglucan endotransglucosylase protein 7-like, with translation MNHPSMASYSSCMTNICAGVMLMISIWVSLVLFASAGNLDQNFDITWGDGRAKLLNRGNLLTLSLDRASGSGFQSKHQYLFGKIDIQLKLIAGNSAGTVTAYYLSSQGPAHDEIDLEFLGNLTGDPYVLHTNVYTQGKGNREQQFYLWFDPAADFHTYSILWNLHCTIFSVDGIPIREFKNTEFSNGVPFPKNQPMKLYSSLWNADEWATRGGLVKTDWTQAPFAASYRNFNAVDACIWSSGVSSCSSPSSASVNRAWLSQQLDGASRKRLISVQKRYMIYNYCTDAKRFPQGFPPECAVNNMP